The sequence GACGCGATGGCCTCGTCGACCGTCGTGAACCCGGAAGGCGCGGCCATCTCCACGCCCGCGACGAAGTTGGGGATGACGTTGCGCGCGCCGAAGACCTCCGCGGAGTCGAGGATGCGCTTGTGCCACTCGTCGCGGCCCACGTAGCGCTCCTTGCCCGGGCAGTACAGCTCGAAGAGCTTGCGGTCCCACACCTCGTAGTTGGGGTGGTAGATCTGCACGCCGTAGTCCTTGAAGCGCTGCACGTCGTCGCGGGGCAGTGCCTGGGCGACGACCTTCCCGATCCACCGTCCCGGGAAGTGCTCCTCGATGGCCTTGGCGTACATGCCGTAGAAGTCGGCCTCGTCGCGGCCCTGGAGCTTGGAGGTGATCGCGCCACCGGTCAGCGTGTACGCGGTGGACACCTTCGCCGTGTCGTACCGGTCGATGATCTCCAGCGCCTCAAGGATCTCGTCGACGTCCTTGACCCCGGTGTACGGGCGGCCCGCCGCCTTCTGCTGGCGCCAGTTGTGGTTGATGTCGCAGTAGCCGCACTCCTCCTTGGCGCCGAAGTACTGGCAGACGCGGAAGACCGTGAGGTAGATCAGGTAGCCCCACTGGATCGTCGGCGCCACCTCCATGACGGACTTCCCGTTGGAGAGCTTGTGCCGGTAGTACTCCGGCATCGGCGGCACCCCGACGTCCGCGATCCGCTTCCCGTCGAGATACAGCCCGAGCAGGCCGTCGGGGCCGGCGGCGACCCGGTACGGCGAGGACGGGTTGACGCGCACGGACACGACGGTCCGCCGCAGGTCGTACGGGCCGCCGGTGAGGATGATCTCCTCGGGCGGCCGGCGCAGCGCGGCCTCGCCCAGCTCGGGCAGGGTGCTGTGGTCGAAGGAGAAGATGAAGTAGGACTTCGGCTTGACGTCGCCGTTCTCGTTGTCGCTGAGCGCGGAGTCGTCGAAGGCCACTCCCCCGCGGAGGAGGTCTTCTTTGAAGACGGCCTCTCGCGGTACGTGCGGGAACCTTTCCATCAGATCCTCGACCAGCGCGGTTCGGCTGTCCATCCCGTCCTCCTCGCTCCCGGCGCGTGCTCCCGGCGGCTGTGTTCGACTCCTCACGGTATGCCCCGCCTCCCGGCCGCCCCGTGCCGGGTCCCTCCCCGGCCGTGGAGGGACCCTGGCCACGTCACCTCGAACCGTCGACCCCACCCGTCGCCACCTGCGAGAACTCCGCGTCGCCCGTCGCCGCGAAGCCCGCGTGGACGGCGTACGGGAAGGGTGTGAAGAGGGTCGCGACGGTCTCCCAGGCCGTGCCGTCCGGTGACACCTGGCCGTGTACGAGGTGGGTGCCGGCCTCCCGGACGATCCGGAGGTACGGCGTCGTGGCCAGGGTCCGCCCGTCGAGCGGCCGGGTGATCGGTGAGCGCGGGTCGTCCTGCCAGTCGTGGCGGCTGTCGCGGGTGCGGTTGTGCAGGACGAGCCGCCCGTCGCCGTCCGCGCCGAAGAACAGGTGGCGGGTGTCGGCGGTCACACGGTCGCGGAGCATCAGCCCGGTGAGCGGGCCGCGCGCCCCCGAGACGCGGGCCGTGAGGGTGAAGCTCCCCGCCAGCGGGCGGCTGACGTAGTGGAGCCGGTCCTCGATGTCGCGGGAGGACACCCGATAGTCGTCGCCCTCACCCAGTCCGTCGCCTCGCGCGCCGAGCACCCGGACGGTCGAACCGCGCACCGCCGTGCTGCCCGGCCGCGCGCCACGCAGGGCGTCGTCGCGCCAGCCCGAGTTGCGCAGGCCGGGTGAGGCGGGCCGCGGCAGTTCGGC is a genomic window of Streptomyces sp. NBC_00414 containing:
- a CDS encoding radical SAM protein, producing the protein MDSRTALVEDLMERFPHVPREAVFKEDLLRGGVAFDDSALSDNENGDVKPKSYFIFSFDHSTLPELGEAALRRPPEEIILTGGPYDLRRTVVSVRVNPSSPYRVAAGPDGLLGLYLDGKRIADVGVPPMPEYYRHKLSNGKSVMEVAPTIQWGYLIYLTVFRVCQYFGAKEECGYCDINHNWRQQKAAGRPYTGVKDVDEILEALEIIDRYDTAKVSTAYTLTGGAITSKLQGRDEADFYGMYAKAIEEHFPGRWIGKVVAQALPRDDVQRFKDYGVQIYHPNYEVWDRKLFELYCPGKERYVGRDEWHKRILDSAEVFGARNVIPNFVAGVEMAAPSGFTTVDEAIASTTEGLRFFMSHGITPRFTTWCPEPTTPLGKANPQGAPLEYHIRLLEAYRATMDDFGLSSPPGYGPPGPGNAVFSVSSFMDSLPANEPVGEEREAGTGEVPVG